CATCGCGGAAGCGCCAGTAAAAGAAGAAGTGATCAAAACGCTGAAAGAAAAAGGAGCTTATTTCTTAAATGAAGCGCAACAAGAACAATTGAGCAATGTGATTTTACGCGAAAACGGCATATTGAATCCTGCAATTGTCGGAAAACCTGCATCCGTTGTTGCACAGTTAGCAGAAATCGATGTACCGGAAAATACGAAATTGCTCGTTGCAGAACAAACAACCGTTTCAAAAGAGAATCCTTATTCTGGTGAAAAGTTATCGTCAATTCTTACACTGTACACAGTGAATAATTGGGAAGAAGGCATCGAAAGAGTGACCCAGTTGTTAAATAACCAAGGGCTCGGACATTCCGCAATGTTGCATACAACAGATCAACAGAAGATTGAAGCATTTGGATTAGCCATTAACGCATCTCGTATTATGGTGAATACAGGCGGGACATTCGGCGGAATTGGCATGACAACACTTCTAGCACCTTCCTTAACACTAGGTTGTGGAACTGCGGGTGGAAGTAGTACGACAGATAATATTAGTGTTGAACATTTATTAAATATTCGCCGTGTAGCGACGCATTATGAGCGCTAAGAGGTCGAATGCAATATAAGTAGTCATAAAGATGCATTAGGAAGCGTTCAGTTTCCTATTGCATCTTTTTTTATTTTGCCGGAAGCAATTTATTTATAAATTGCTACGGTATACACGATTGCTTAATTTTTAAGTTGGTAATAGAAAGCGAAGGCCTGTCGGATTTCCAATGAACTTCAACAGGAACTTTAAAGATATTGGATAAAAGTTCGTCTGTAATCACTTCTTTTTTCGGTCCAGCCGCGAAAATTTTGCCATCTTTTATGAGCAGTGCATGCGTAATTTCTTCAACGAGTTCCTCGATATGATGGGTGACATACAATATATGGCAACCGCGGTCTGCGATTTGATGAAGCATCGTCAATAATTCTTCGCGTGACAAAATATCCAAGCCTGAGCACGGTTCATCTAAAATAAGCATTTTAGGATCACTCATCAGCGCTCTAGCAATTAAGACCCTTCGTTGTTCACCTTGAGATAAAAGGTGGAACGGTTGATTCCGCAGATAACTTAATCTTAATGATTCTAATAATGCATCTGCCTTCTCCCAATCTTCCGCTTCTATATTTTCGTAGATTCCAAACGAAGCAAATTTCCCGCTAATGACGACACGCAACACAGTCTCTTGGTTTACAATATCTGAAAAACGGTCTAGTGAACTACTGACAAAACCGATTTCTTTTCGAAGTTCGGGTAAGTTGGTTTTTCCGAAGTGATTGCCAAGTACAGAAACTTCTCCAGTAGTTGGAAAATGGTAACCGTTAATGATATTGAGCAATGATGTTTTACCGGAACCATTTAAGCCGAGAATCCCCCAATGCTCGCCTTCTTTAATTTCCCATTGGATGTTTGACAAAATCTGGTTGTGATTGCGAAGCAGTGAAACATCTTGCATGGATACAATTAAATTCAAAACGATCATCCCCCTTTTAATGTGAATATTGAAATAAGTATACATCGCTCTCGGGCGAAAAGAAATAGCGGGGAACGCATAATAGGGGGCACATAACCTTACAGTTTCGCGAATATTTGGTAGGCTAGAAGTATAGGAAAATTAGAGGGGAGTACGAAACTTGGCTTAGGCAACCTTGTATGCGGTGATTAGTTTAAGAAAAGTTGCGAGGACATTCCAGCCGAAAGAGTGGACATCCAGCGCAATTGGGCTGAAATCATGTCGAAAACACAAGAAAAAGATAGAAGTGCGTCGCGAAAGGTTAAATGATGTATACTAAGAGTATCTATGAATGTGGAAGAAGGTAATTGTGATGAGTTCGAATTATGTAGATGACAGCAAGGTTTTACATACCGATTTATATCAAATAAATATGGCAGAATCCTACTGGGCGGATGGTACTCACAAAAAAAAATCGGTGTTTGAATTATTTTTTAGAAGCTTACCATTTGGTAATGGCTATGCTATTTTCGCGGGGCTGGAAAGGGTATTAGATTATCTCCGAAATTTCCAGTTTAGTGAAAGTGACATTGCCTATTTAAAAGAAGAACTAAACTACAGCGATGATTTTTTAGCGTACTTAAGAGACCTTCGTTTTACTGGAGATGTCTATTCAATGGTAGAAGGCGAACTTGTTTTTGCAAATGAACCAATTATCCGGGTTGAGGCACCGTTAGCGGAGGCGCAACTCATTGAAACCGCACTTTTAAACATCGTTAATTATCAAACGCTTATTGCAACAAAGGCGAGTCGAATTAAACAAGTCGCAAAAGATGAAGTAGTCATGGAATTTGGGACGAGAAGAGCACAAGAAATGGACGCGGCCTTATGGGGCGCGCGTGCTACATTTATTGGCGGCGTCGAGGCAACCAGTAATGTGCGTGCGGGGAAACAATTCGGAATTCCGGTAGCAGGCACGCATGCGCATTCCCTCGTACAAGCGTATAAAAGTGAATATGAGGCATTTCACGCTTACGCAAAACGTCATAAAGACTGCGTATTTCTAGTAGATACATACAATACGCTGAAAATTGGTGTACCAACTGCAATCCGTGTCGCGAAAGAATTAGGCGATAAGATCAATTTCATCGGGATTCGTTTAGATAGTGGAGATATTGCATTTTTATCGAAGGAAGCACGTCGTATGTTAGATGAAGCTGGTTTTCATAACGTACAAATTGTTGTTTCGAATGATTTAGATGAATACACAATTTTAAACTTGAAGGCACAAGGCGCAAAAGTGGATGTATGGGGAATCGGGACGAAACTCATTACGGCCTACGATCAACCTGCACTTGGCGCTGTCTATAAAATTGTTTCAATTGAAAATGAAGAAGGTGTAATGGAAGATACGATTAAAATCTCTTCTTCAACGGAAAAAGTAACGACTCCTGGTCAAAAAAATGTCTATCGAATTATTAATCGCGAAAACGGGATGGCAGAAGGAGACTATATTACGATGCATGATGAGGATCCGGCGTCGGAAGAGCGTATTAAAATGTTCCACCCCGTCCATACTTTTATATCAAAATTTGTCACGAACTTTGAGGCGAAAAATTTACACGTACAAGTTGTGAAAAGTGGCGAAATCATTTATGAAAACCCAACAATCCAAGAGATTCAGAAGTATGCTACTGAAAGCTTAGGTTTATTATGGGATGAATATAAACGATCATTAAACCCAGAAGAGTACCCAGTCGATTTAAGCCAAAAGTGTTGGGATAATAAGATGCGTCATATTCAAGACGTACAAGAAATGGTCGAGGAATATATTAATAAGGAGAGGTAATATATGACATTGCAAGGGAGAATTATCGCAGAATTAAAAGTAAAGCCAGAAATTGACGTGCAAGAAGAGATTCGAAAGTCCGTTGATTTTATGAAAGCATATGCGAGAAAAAATTCTTTCTTAAATGGATTTGTCCTTGGCATTTCTGGTGGCCAAGACTCGACGCTTGTTGGGAAACTTACACAGATGGCAGTCGATGAATTGAATGAAGAAGACGTCGGGAATCGTTATCAATTTATTGCCCTGCGACTTCCATACGGCACGCAATTTGACGAACAAGACTGTCAAGACGCGCTAGATTTTATTCGGCCATCAAAGATTTATACGATTAATATTAAAGATGCCGTTGACGCAAGTGCCCGAACACTTGCCGAAGCGGGCGTCACACTCTCCGATTATGCAAAAGGAAACGAAAAGGCACGCGAACGGATGAAGGCGCAATATTCCGTTGCAGCGATGCATCATTGTGTCGTTCTCGGCAGTGACCATGCAGCCGAAGCGATTACCGGATTTTACACGAAGTTCGGGGATGGCGGCGCAGATCTAATGCCAATTTATCGTTTAAATAAAAGACAGGGCACCGCGCTCTTAAAAGCGTTAGGCTGTCCACCGCATCTCTATACGAAAATCCCGACAGCTGATTTGGAAGAAGACAAGCCAGCATATGCCGACGAAGATGCACTAGGCGTCAGCTACGATGAGATCGACGATTATTTAGAAGGAAAAGAAATTCCACAAGAAGCAAAAGCGCGACTCGAAGAACATTACCTGCGTTCTATGCATAAAAGGCATATGCCCATTACAGTTTTTGATGATTTTTGGAAATGAACCCACATCCACCTATCCTTTGAATGTTGTTTATTCAAAGGATAGGTTTTTTTAAATTCGAAAACGATAATGTTCTTGAGATTTCTTCCGGGGCTTCGCTTGATTCATAGAATCTACACATCGAAGTTTCATCATCATATTCCTTCCTTTTGTCTAGGTTGTCGCTCAATCGGTTATCCTGTATGATAAAGGTGATTTTGTTAATATTCGGAATAAACTTAAGCGAACGGGATAGGGGGACACTATGAAACATGAAGAGATGATTGCCAAAATCTTAAATAACATAGATCACGTGATGATTGGTAAAAGAAATATTGCGGAGTTGAGTATCACTGCGCTTCTTGCGGGTGGACATGTTCTCCTTGAAGATGTGCCAGGCGTTGGGAAAACGATGATGGTGAGGGCGTTAGCCAAGTCGATTGGTGCGGATTTTAAGCGAATTCAATTTACGCCGGATTTATTACCGTCGGACGTATTGGGTGTTTCTATATACAATCCGAAAGCAATGGAATTCGAATTTAGACCGGGGCCAATTATGGGGAATATTATTTTAGCGGATGAAATTAACCGGACGTCGCCAAAAACACAGTCCGCATTATTGGAAGGGTTGGAAGAGGCTTCTGTCACGATAGATGGGAAAACAATCCAACTAAAGCAACCCTTTTTTGTCATGGCTACACAAAACCCGATTGAATATGAAGGAACGTATCCATTACCTGAAGCCCAACTGGATCGATTTTTATTTAAATTAGAAATGGGCTATCCCGAAAAACGTGAAGAGATTGAAGTGCTTAGACGTGTCGAAAAAGAAGTCCCGATTGAAACGATTTCATCTGTTATTTCATTGGAGGAATTACAAGAAGTACAAAAGTCGGTGAAAAAAGTTGTCGTCAGCGATGCGATAAAAGATTACATTGTTTCTTGTGCAGCAGAAACAAGAGAAAATCCATTCGTTCATTTAGGGGTGAGTCCAAGAGGTTCTGTTGCACTCATGAAAGCTTGTCAAGCGTATGCTGTTTTGCGTGGAAGAAATTATGTCGTTCCAGATGATGTCCAATATTTAGTGCCTTTTGTTTTTGGTCATCGCATGATTCTGCGCCCAGAAGCGAAATATGAAGGTATTACAACAGAAGAAATCATTGAACGTATTTTAACGAAAGTACCAGTACCGATTGATAAGGTTACTTTGTAATGAAGCTACGTAAATCTGTCGCAAGTTTAGGGCGATTATTGTTTGTGCTGCTTATTTTAGTTAGCGCTTTTGTATTTGCGATGTTTCAAGGGGGCCTTGTCAGTTGGACAATCTTTTACGCAATCC
This window of the Sporosarcina ureilytica genome carries:
- a CDS encoding ABC transporter ATP-binding protein, producing the protein MNLIVSMQDVSLLRNHNQILSNIQWEIKEGEHWGILGLNGSGKTSLLNIINGYHFPTTGEVSVLGNHFGKTNLPELRKEIGFVSSSLDRFSDIVNQETVLRVVISGKFASFGIYENIEAEDWEKADALLESLRLSYLRNQPFHLLSQGEQRRVLIARALMSDPKMLILDEPCSGLDILSREELLTMLHQIADRGCHILYVTHHIEELVEEITHALLIKDGKIFAAGPKKEVITDELLSNIFKVPVEVHWKSDRPSLSITNLKIKQSCIP
- a CDS encoding nicotinate phosphoribosyltransferase → MSSNYVDDSKVLHTDLYQINMAESYWADGTHKKKSVFELFFRSLPFGNGYAIFAGLERVLDYLRNFQFSESDIAYLKEELNYSDDFLAYLRDLRFTGDVYSMVEGELVFANEPIIRVEAPLAEAQLIETALLNIVNYQTLIATKASRIKQVAKDEVVMEFGTRRAQEMDAALWGARATFIGGVEATSNVRAGKQFGIPVAGTHAHSLVQAYKSEYEAFHAYAKRHKDCVFLVDTYNTLKIGVPTAIRVAKELGDKINFIGIRLDSGDIAFLSKEARRMLDEAGFHNVQIVVSNDLDEYTILNLKAQGAKVDVWGIGTKLITAYDQPALGAVYKIVSIENEEGVMEDTIKISSSTEKVTTPGQKNVYRIINRENGMAEGDYITMHDEDPASEERIKMFHPVHTFISKFVTNFEAKNLHVQVVKSGEIIYENPTIQEIQKYATESLGLLWDEYKRSLNPEEYPVDLSQKCWDNKMRHIQDVQEMVEEYINKER
- the nadE gene encoding ammonia-dependent NAD(+) synthetase, yielding MTLQGRIIAELKVKPEIDVQEEIRKSVDFMKAYARKNSFLNGFVLGISGGQDSTLVGKLTQMAVDELNEEDVGNRYQFIALRLPYGTQFDEQDCQDALDFIRPSKIYTINIKDAVDASARTLAEAGVTLSDYAKGNEKARERMKAQYSVAAMHHCVVLGSDHAAEAITGFYTKFGDGGADLMPIYRLNKRQGTALLKALGCPPHLYTKIPTADLEEDKPAYADEDALGVSYDEIDDYLEGKEIPQEAKARLEEHYLRSMHKRHMPITVFDDFWK
- a CDS encoding AAA family ATPase; this encodes MKHEEMIAKILNNIDHVMIGKRNIAELSITALLAGGHVLLEDVPGVGKTMMVRALAKSIGADFKRIQFTPDLLPSDVLGVSIYNPKAMEFEFRPGPIMGNIILADEINRTSPKTQSALLEGLEEASVTIDGKTIQLKQPFFVMATQNPIEYEGTYPLPEAQLDRFLFKLEMGYPEKREEIEVLRRVEKEVPIETISSVISLEELQEVQKSVKKVVVSDAIKDYIVSCAAETRENPFVHLGVSPRGSVALMKACQAYAVLRGRNYVVPDDVQYLVPFVFGHRMILRPEAKYEGITTEEIIERILTKVPVPIDKVTL